A stretch of Onychomys torridus chromosome 2, mOncTor1.1, whole genome shotgun sequence DNA encodes these proteins:
- the LOC118577521 gene encoding uncharacterized protein LOC118577521, with product MSGRQVSRSNTYSRVSHPNNTSIPPRTPGWTQCSNMNNGKDLSTRFPSSSEFSNASSYSFEQPSSLTSPNLPVGRICMGRPYDSRCVETSHLAKDPKVVRKPTYQRNNPQCLLCTDRPSRPSSPTFLDQLIKGINYLDRSTNVFSNNYPKALSLPQLAATYLERAANSLYLDPMDHVPSRSYSSPSTNMATTSNQSPTNNCLVPSIRDTNILQRSSGSTSLSCQHQPYNQSFSAETPQRPGIKLPEIPLFGNGLFSLGRLPKFWEAIRSGLNAPESTSKPSGWW from the coding sequence ATGTCTGGACGCCAGGTGAGTCGATCCAACACTTACAGCCGCGTGAGCCATCCCAACAACACTTCCATCCCTCCCAGAACTCCAGGCTGGACCCAGTGCTCCAATATGAACAACGGCAAGGACCTGAGTACCCGTTTCCCAAGCAGCTCTGAGTTCAGCAACGCCAGCAGCTACTCCTTTGAGCAGCCTTCCAGCCTTACCTCCCCAAATCTTCCTGTGGGGAGAATCTGCATGGGCCGACCCTACGACTCCAGGTGTGTAGAGACAAGTCACCTGGCGAAAGACCCCAAGGTGGTCAGAAAGCCCACTTATCAACGTAACAATCCCCAGTGCCTGCTCTGCACAGACCGTCCATCACGCCCCTCCAGCCCTACCTTCCTGGACCAGCTCATCAAAGGCATCAACTACCTGGACAGATCCACTAATGTTTTCAGCAACAACTACCCCAAAGCTCTGAGCTTGCCTCAGCTGGCTGCCACCTACCTGGAACGGGCTGCCAACTCACTCTACCTGGACCCAATGGACCATGTGCCATCCCGCAGCTATTCTAGTCCTAGTACCAACATGGCCACCACCTCCAACCAATCTCCAACCAACAACTGCTTGGTCCCTTCCATTCGGGACACCAACATTCTGCAGCGCTCTAGTGGTTCCACTAGCCTGAGCTGCCAACACCAGCCTTATAACCAGAGCTTCTCTGCCGAGACACCTCAGAGGCCAGGCATAAAACTGCCCGAAATCCCTCTGTTTGGCAATGGGCTCTTTTCCTTAGGTCGTCTGCCCAAGTTCTGGGAAGCAATCCGCTCTGGATTGAATGCCCCTGAATCCACCTCTAAGCCCTCGGGCTGGTGGTGA